GTTGACATAAACAGGTGGTTCACCAGAAATACCTTGAATCGGCTGATCTGCTAGTGGTGCTATATCCATATTTACGGTAAAACTACCCTGAAAGAATTTCACATAAAGTCCGGTAGACTGCAATATTTTGTGAGATTCCGTAGTGCTGTTCTCACTCTTCGAGGAGAACAATCTTTGTGTATTGACGTCGGTACCAAATGCCTCTTTGATCTCATCATAAAAAGTAAAACGCCTATATTGAAACATAAATTTTTCGTTCTGCTTAAAACTTCCACCAACAGCCATTTCTTTGACGTAATCATCCAGCTTAGAGTATGTCGGATTTGTAATGATGCGGCTTGTCGGCTTAGGGGTAGTGTGAGTCAAGCTCATTGAAACTGTTATCGGTGTTCTATTCGCTAGGAAAATAGGATTATAGACCTGTTTGGATATACTATTACCTTCCAAAATCGCCCCCGGAAAAATAAAATTTTTTCCCTGATACAACATCGCTTCAGTACTTTTTACCGTATGTCTTTTTGAGAAAAAAGCTTCGTCCTCAGGTGTCATCCCTGCTATAGTCGCTTTCTTTACAAAAAGAGCGTTACTTTGGTTATTTTTAACATTTGATTCAGAACGGCTACTGTATTCCCGTGCCATGACTTTATATAAAGAATCGCCTTGATAAGCATATGACGAGTCTATTTTGATTTGATATGGCTTGCGTACACTCGCATTCGGCACCTTACTATTCTCGGTATGAATGGATAGATTATCCTTGTTGCATGATGCAATTATGAAAAATATAAGTGCACCACAAAAGGTCCTGAAAACTTTCATGATTAAAAAATAGGTTAAATAAGAAACAAAAAAATGATTAATATGAATTATAAAAAATTTGGTGATTCTTTAAATAAGCGGCCTTATAAGAGATAGGATCTCCGTAATTGTTTACATCCAACGTTGCATCAATATAATTTATTAGTTGTTGCAATAGTTGTCCGGCACTGAAATCTAAATCAGTGTGACGCCCTCCAAGGAAAGCAACATGATAATTGCAGTTTGCGAGAACAGCTCTTTCTTTATCAGCAAGCTTGTTCCCTTTAAGCTGAGCGGATAACGCTTCTTTGACCAATGTACCAGCTAAGTCCGATTCGACGATAACAACGGCTTTTCTTCCGAAAGAAAGTGTATTGATATAAATGAGGTCATTTATATCGTATTTATTGAGAAGTTCTTTATTTGTGTTAAAAGTTCCTTCGGCAGGTAAGTCCATATCCACTGTAAAAGCAATCTTTTCCATATTGATAGCCAGTAATGTCCGAGGTTTCTTTGCCGTTTCGGTGATGGAGAACCAACTTGTCAGATCAATCTGCTGTCCAAAATAAAGAGAAACATCATTATAGCCATTCAATTCTTTTATATCAAATGAAAAGCGCCTGTTATCCGAGCGTTTCCCTTGTAGAGCCTCTTCAATTGCCTTGTAAAATGATGTTTTTTCGGTTTTTATGACTTTACTCTTAACATTTAAGCCACCAAAATTGACGATAATATTATCTAATATGACATTCAGAACCGGAGGAATCGGAGAATTTATTGTATGCTGTTCTAATACTGCTCCGACATATAATTCTTCAGGTGATTTAACCGTTATGACGGTTGACTTCTGGTCTTGACCAACGGCAATCTTTGGAAATCCGGTTCCTAAAAAGAGAAGTAGTGTGATGTATTTAATCATTATTTGGAAGTATTATATAGTAAGTCAATTTTCAGCCAAATAAAATCTGTATTCTCAGCATTTTTAGACAACAGGTGATCATAAGATTTTAGATTATATTCTTGCCCTATCAAAAAATTATGTGATGACTGAGTAACACTTTTCTTTGAATAAAAGCTCATGCTGAGCACAAAATCTGTTTTGTTCTTTTTCGCGCCGATTAGCTTCGACGATGATTCGTCGCTATCCTGGAGATAAAGATCATCACTCTCCCATTTTGACTTGTAGCGTTCTGTAATACCAAATTGTTTAATGAGGATTGTGGAGTCCTTTTCAACGATAATTTCTTTAGGTATTGACAGGTCAACACGATCCTCAAAGTACTTTTTTATTTCTGATTCCGCCAGAGAAGACGCTAAACTGGAGGAGGTGATTTTTTGAAAATCAAGCACCTTTTTTGAATCAAGCTTCAACTTCAAATCATTCACCTCTATTGGTGGGTCTACTGGTGGCTTCACAACACTATTTTCCTTTTTACAGGCGGTAAGCAGTAGAAGAGACACCATAGCATAAATAATAAAATACTTTGTATTACTTTTCATATATATTATTCTATTTTAAAAAAATTACTATAAATTATATTTAATTAAAACAACCTACACTGAAAGCAAACATACTACATATTAGATAAAAAACAATATAGAGAGAAATTAACTACACAAAAGTGTTTAAACCGACGTAAATTAAGCGTCAAAACATCAATAATTTCACAATAGTTATCCATTGCATCAAATAACGACAAGAAAATATAATTAATGATAAAATATCAAAGAGAGTAAAAAACTACTCTACATACAAAAGTCGAGGTAAGGCATCTAATTGACTTCAATCCTTTTTGACGTAAAAAAAAGCCACATCTCGCGATGTGGCCTTAATAAACATATGATTCACTAATGGTTTGTCTTTCATTATTGGCAAACCACCAGTTATTGGATACTACTTATACGAATTAATTGATTTAAATACTTTCCAATTATTGCCTGCTCGTTCCAAAGTAACTAAATCTGTTTTGGTGAAGTTTTCAAATTTTAAAGTCACTTTAGCGACCATATAATCAGCAGATTCTTCGATTATATCAGTGCTTACTGTACAGTTCAGCTTCTCTTTTTTTTGTTTTTTCAATAGTTTGACCACTTCGCTACTCCTATGATTTTGCGCGTTGGATGCTTGGATTTTTTGGCTGAAATTTTCTGCGAATAACTGCTCTACTCCTGCTGATTCTCCTTCAGTCGTTACCACAACATAGTGCGCTAAAGCAAAGTCTGCTGTGGAAAGGTTAACGTTTGCTTTTGTTGCTTTTGCTCCTGGTCCTTCAGCTGCCATAGCAAATGTAGATACTGCGATTAAAGCTGCTGCTGCGAATGTTTTTACTAGCGTATTCATAATGTCTTTTTTATATTGTTAGTTTTTAGTTCTTATTTGTTGACTCAAAACTACAACACAATAGGCTCCTGGCCTACGGGCTTTAGACCAACGACCTAGAAAACTCGGTGAGTGGCGGGAATGGGGAGGTGAAAAGGCTTAGAATAATGCACTGAATTTTCGATAATCAGACTCTAACTGCTATCTTTAATAGCAAAAGCTTCTACAACAAGTCCAAATGATTGAAATTGCCCATCAACAATATAAAGTATTCATCTATAACGATCACCAATATACAGTTGAATCCGCTGATAATCTCAGACGCTACAACCGGGTATATGTCGATGATTCTTGCGATCGGTATAGCAACGTATCTAACGTTGCCATTTTAGTAAAGCATGGTCATGATGAAGTGGCTAGTGCTATTCTTTGTCATACCGGGGTTTTCACAGGATTGAGCGAATCCTCCTTTATAATCGAGGAGCGTGTGCTTTATATTTGCGTTGGGAATAAACTGTACTATTTAAATATACCAGACTTGACGCTCAAATGGACAGGACAAGTAGATTATGTAACGAATTTCAGTGTTCAGAAAATAGAAGATGATCTGCTCGTTCATGGTGAACTCGAAATCACAAGAATAACAAAACTCGGAGAAATAAAATGGCGATTTGGAGGACACGATATCTGGGTAAATAATAATGGCCATCAAGAATTGACAGTATTACCCAAAAGCATACAACTTATTGATTTCGGATCGCATGTATATGAACTAGATTTTGCTGGTAATATAATTTCTCAGAATTAGATCGGAATTTATATTCTACAATAGTGATAAACACAATTCACAAATATATTTAGGGACTTTTTTTTCTAGAAAAAGAAGAGACATCTTTTTAATGGAATGATATTATCTCTTTGGTTCTTCAACACCACTGAAACTATCTTCGATAGTTTCGTGGAAGGAAAAAAACAATCGTAAGGTACAGATACAGGTGGGCGGCTCTGCTTAAACAGAGCCGCCCACCTGTATCTGTACTATCGCAGACGTCAAACGTGTTTTAGAATATCTAAAAGTTTATCTAAATTTATTTTCCTATCACTTTTTAGACAAACTTAAGTCACTATAAGACAAATAAAAATAAAAATTACCACATCAAATATCTATCTTGAGTCTATCTAAGTTTATTTTTCTTTATCATTTTTAGATAAACTTAGCAACCTATTAATGATTCAACTAGCATTTGATCTTGCTCACCAGAAAACATGTGCAGTTCGAGTCCAAATTCATCTTCCAAACAAGACATACCCACAGTAGCATAAATCCACATATTGCGTTCGGTTATTGGGGGAAATTCCAGGATCCGAAAATGATCACCTAAATCATCATAAAAACCTTTCTGCCAAGTCAATATCTTATATTCCTTTCCCCAATTATAGGTATAGTGTTCTAAAAGCTTTTGATGATATAAGACTGTATCCATTTTAATTCAAGTTATCAAAAAAAATTACTCCAATAAAACTATTTCAAATTGACTGTTGTTCTTATAATACAAACCGGCTACAAGCTATCTTTCGAAAGAAAGGTTCAACATAAAAATTGGCGTCGTACAGTGAAAATCCAATAGTCTTTAAAAGCATTGGATGACGAAACAAAAAAGAGGAAACGATAGGAAACATAAAAATTACTGTACAAATAAACGCTAAGAGAAAGGGTCTGATGAAAATCAGGCCCTTTTGACGTAAAAAAGCCATATCTCTCATATTCAGCTTGACTTTAAGGATATAGGACAGCTTCTAGATTTTTGTAAGCGGTCACGTGTTTATTCTCTGACATTTTATTTAAATTGATTAATCTCCATTTCACTGAAGGAAGTTCCGAGACTAAAGCTGCGTCCAATCCTAAGAGTGCCCAATCAGGTGTCTTATTTTTGACAGAGAGTAAAAATTTACGTTCACTATCAGTCATCTCCTTGTTGATATCTGCAATCAGTTTCTCCCGTATAGAAAGTAGCTCCTCTAAAGAAACTTCAATTTCTGCCATTTGCGCAAACTCCATTTCATATATACCTGAGATATCTTTTCGGTTTGGATTAAGCAGTTCTGCCATCGGTCGAAAATGACTTATTAAAAATACAAGAAATGTTTTTCGTAATTCTTCCGTTAATCCTTCATTTTCGTATAACTGTTTTACATCAAACAAATCACGGGGATGTTGACGATCTAGGGCAGCGCAAAGTTTACCAGCATACAGATCTGGGTGTGATGCAACTAGCATTTCAGCATAACCAAATTCTTTTTCAACCTGCGGTCGCACTTCCATTCTGACAGCTGGGAAAAGGCTTCCACGTATAACAGGAGATAGTTCTATTTTAACACGAACATCATTAAGTGAAACTATTATTCGTAAAGAATTATCCTGTTGTAGTGTTGTATTTTGAACTTGGGCACCTGCAATCGATTTCTTTATGGAATCTGTTATTCTCGCTAATGCAGCTCTGATATTTTCAAGAGAGGCGTCGCGATCCTCCATTGGCAGATACAACAAATCGATGTCTATGGAAAGCCTTGGCAAATCTCTATAAAACAAATTAATAGCCGTACCGCCTTTAAGTGCAAAACAGTCTTCTTTATCGATTATAGGTAACAATCGGATCAATAAACGGACCTGCTCAGCATATTCTTCTTTCTTACTCATAAAAATCAGGAACAGTTATTTTATATTTCTTATTTAGTTTCCCACCTGTGACGATCACACGATTACCAGATCCAAAATCTATTTTCTCAGATTGAAGTTTTG
The genomic region above belongs to Sphingobacterium zeae and contains:
- a CDS encoding thiol-activated cytolysin family protein — protein: MKVFRTFCGALIFFIIASCNKDNLSIHTENSKVPNASVRKPYQIKIDSSYAYQGDSLYKVMAREYSSRSESNVKNNQSNALFVKKATIAGMTPEDEAFFSKRHTVKSTEAMLYQGKNFIFPGAILEGNSISKQVYNPIFLANRTPITVSMSLTHTTPKPTSRIITNPTYSKLDDYVKEMAVGGSFKQNEKFMFQYRRFTFYDEIKEAFGTDVNTQRLFSSKSENSTTESHKILQSTGLYVKFFQGSFTVNMDIAPLADQPIQGISGEPPVYVNSVTYGRMGILVIETDKEYQFAETCIRKEFDRIFYNKTETLTTEERKFFDETSFKVLIMGADSDYTVQTFKGYSYFLNLIYNSKFTETSFGVPISCSFSDANTHQLVETEFVNTSFVEPLYVKVNRENSVYEPDASSNNYRSSANIVLNFFKDREKTKPAYPYTDIYFEVQKNENKCIYTPNQNNWPEILMDCQSSSDLLKLRNINLSNRLIVGTEFSSYESNGPEPMPDEPRRYWEATDYQLNYNLRSSPFFITIY
- a CDS encoding thiol-activated cytolysin family protein is translated as MIKYITLLLFLGTGFPKIAVGQDQKSTVITVKSPEELYVGAVLEQHTINSPIPPVLNVILDNIIVNFGGLNVKSKVIKTEKTSFYKAIEEALQGKRSDNRRFSFDIKELNGYNDVSLYFGQQIDLTSWFSITETAKKPRTLLAINMEKIAFTVDMDLPAEGTFNTNKELLNKYDINDLIYINTLSFGRKAVVIVESDLAGTLVKEALSAQLKGNKLADKERAVLANCNYHVAFLGGRHTDLDFSAGQLLQQLINYIDATLDVNNYGDPISYKAAYLKNHQIFYNSY
- a CDS encoding nuclear transport factor 2 family protein, with the protein product MNTLVKTFAAAALIAVSTFAMAAEGPGAKATKANVNLSTADFALAHYVVVTTEGESAGVEQLFAENFSQKIQASNAQNHRSSEVVKLLKKQKKEKLNCTVSTDIIEESADYMVAKVTLKFENFTKTDLVTLERAGNNWKVFKSINSYK
- a CDS encoding nucleotidyl transferase AbiEii/AbiGii toxin family protein — translated: MSKKEEYAEQVRLLIRLLPIIDKEDCFALKGGTAINLFYRDLPRLSIDIDLLYLPMEDRDASLENIRAALARITDSIKKSIAGAQVQNTTLQQDNSLRIIVSLNDVRVKIELSPVIRGSLFPAVRMEVRPQVEKEFGYAEMLVASHPDLYAGKLCAALDRQHPRDLFDVKQLYENEGLTEELRKTFLVFLISHFRPMAELLNPNRKDISGIYEMEFAQMAEIEVSLEELLSIREKLIADINKEMTDSERKFLLSVKNKTPDWALLGLDAALVSELPSVKWRLINLNKMSENKHVTAYKNLEAVLYP